The following proteins come from a genomic window of Musa acuminata AAA Group cultivar baxijiao chromosome BXJ1-7, Cavendish_Baxijiao_AAA, whole genome shotgun sequence:
- the LOC135678918 gene encoding putrescine hydroxycinnamoyltransferase 1-like gives MVEVVESGMVVPGEQTPEGSIWLSNLDLLVIRAHTPVVYFYHPGGDSGFFSVQLLKAALAKALVPFYPLAGRLGFDSDGRLEIKCTGEGVLFVVARSDSTLEELGELAPSAEMNKLFVPNVESDEPPLCMFQVTFFKCGGVCLSTAVHHTAADGLSALCFVNAWSDIARGAELTVNPCLDRTLLRARSPPQVLFDHPEYVHRQVQQPTPSATVPSPVASAILTLSKDQLCRLKSRGKGVRPLSTFKAVVAHVWRCSCKARELADDEETRVYVIGDARTRMRPPLPEGYVGNAVFRTSVTARVAEVLSSPFEFGADKIHDAIARLDDDYVRSLIDYMEVSDVSGSITGRWRWSGADLWVVSWLGLPTHGADFGWGKPMYMSQASVVCGLVFVAHSPKDDGGVAVVLGLQQESMPRFKKAFYENLETVEGA, from the exons ATGGTGGAAGTGGTGGAATCCGGCATGGTGGTTCCAGGCGAGCAGACTCCCGAGGGATCCATCTGGCTCTCCAACCTGGACTTGCTGGTGATTCGAGCTCACACTCCCGTCGTCTACTTCTATCACCCCGGTGGCGACTCCGGTTTCTTCTCCGTACAGCTGCTCAAGGCAGCCCTAGCCAAGGCATTAGTCCCCTTCTACCCGCTCGCCGGCCGCCTCGGGTTCGACTCCGACGGCCGCCTCGAGATCAAGTGCACCGGCGAGGGGGTCCTCTTCGTGGTGGCTCGCTCCGACTCGACGCTGGAAGAGCTGGGGGAGTTGGCACCGTCCGCCGAGATGAACAAACTGTTCGTGCCCAACGTAGAGTCCGATGAGCCGCCCTTGTGCATGTTTCAG GTAACTTTCTTCAAGTGTGGTGGTGTGTGCCTGTCGACCGCCGTTCATCACACCGCTGCCGACGGCCTCTCTGCTCTTTGCTTCGTCAACGCATGGTCTGACATCGCTCGCGGCGCGGAGCTCACCGTCAACCCCTGCCTGGACCGCACCCTCCTCCGCGCTCGCTCCCCGCCTCAGGTCCTCTTCGACCACCCTGAGTACGTTCACAGGCAAGTGCAACAGCCCACGCCTTCGGCCACCGTTCCATCCCCGGTGGCGTCCGCCATCCTTACGCTGTCCAAGGACCAGCTGTGCCGCCTCAAGAGCCGCGGCAAAGGCGTCAGGCCCCTCTCCACCTTCAAAGCTGTCGTGGCTCACGTCTGGCGCTGCTCATGCAAGGCCCGGGAACTCGCAGACGATGAGGAGACTCGAGTGTACGTGATCGGCGACGCACGCACTCGCATGAGACCGCCGCTCCCGGAAGGTTATGTGGGCAATGCCGTCTTCAGGACGTCGGTCACGGCGAGGGTCGCGGAGGTTTTGTCGAGCCCGTTCGAGTTCGGGGCTGACAAGATTCATGACGCCATAGCGCGGCTGGACGACGACTACGTGAGGTCGCTGATAGACTACATGGAAGTGAGTGATGTGTCCGGCTCGATAACAGGGAGGTGGAGGTGGTCCGGGGCCGACCTGTGGGTGGTCAGCTGGCTGGGGCTGCCGACGCATGGGGCCGATTTCGGGTGGGGTAAGCCAATGTACATGTCGCAGGCTTCAGTCGTATGCGGGTTGGTGTTTGTTGCGCACAGCCCCAAGGATGACGGGGGAGTTGCTGTCGTGTTAGGGTTGCAGCAGGAGAGCATGCCAAGGTTCAAGAAGGCGTTCTACGAGAACTTGGAGACTGTGGAAGGAGCTTAA